Proteins from one Deltaproteobacteria bacterium genomic window:
- a CDS encoding rubredoxin, with protein MQKYECPCGYVYDPEVGDPDHGIEPGTPFEKLPDDWVCPKCGAEKENFYPAN; from the coding sequence ATGCAAAAGTATGAATGTCCATGCGGCTATGTCTATGACCCGGAAGTAGGGGACCCCGATCACGGGATCGAGCCCGGCACACCGTTCGAAAAACTGCCGGATGACTGGGTCTGTCCCAAGTGCGGGGCCGAAAAGGAAAATTTCTACCCCGCAAACTGA
- a CDS encoding HD domain-containing protein, producing the protein MKAEDLAGLSRWFAAFVENERALTAIDPRPMDLKARHTARVRQEILGIGKAMGLSCNALLLAEAAALLHDVGRFRQYRLHGTFSDARSVDHARLSEQVIREEGILDGLLPREKTIILEAVRLHNRREVSGDLDPEALLHVRLLRDADKLDIYQVFTRIYSGQDAPDPVLVHLLPEDSKISPEVVQRLADRRIVPFEYVKNVNDYKLFQVGWIFDVNFPPTWAAIRERGYIQIIFDSLPSSGELSELRQSILAFLDERAGQQEGAIGNTCPFDG; encoded by the coding sequence ATGAAGGCTGAGGACCTCGCAGGGCTCTCCCGCTGGTTTGCCGCCTTCGTGGAGAACGAGCGGGCCCTCACGGCCATTGACCCCCGTCCCATGGATCTCAAGGCGCGGCATACGGCCCGCGTACGCCAGGAGATCCTCGGGATCGGCAAGGCCATGGGGCTTTCCTGTAACGCGCTCCTTCTGGCAGAGGCGGCCGCCCTTCTCCACGACGTGGGCCGTTTTCGCCAGTATCGCCTCCATGGCACCTTCAGCGACGCCCGCTCCGTGGACCATGCAAGGCTCTCCGAACAGGTCATTCGGGAGGAAGGCATTCTGGATGGGCTTTTGCCCCGCGAAAAAACGATCATCCTTGAGGCCGTACGGCTCCACAACCGCCGGGAGGTCTCCGGGGATCTGGATCCGGAAGCCCTTCTCCATGTCCGTCTGCTTCGGGACGCGGACAAGCTCGACATCTACCAGGTCTTCACCAGGATCTATAGCGGACAGGATGCCCCAGATCCTGTCCTTGTCCATCTCCTGCCGGAAGATTCGAAGATAAGCCCGGAGGTCGTGCAGAGACTCGCCGACCGGAGGATCGTCCCGTTTGAATACGTAAAAAACGTCAATGATTACAAACTATTCCAGGTGGGGTGGATCTTCGATGTGAACTTTCCCCCTACGTGGGCTGCCATAAGGGAGCGGGGATATATCCAGATCATCTTTGATTCGCTTCCCAGCTCCGGGGAGCTATCAGAACTCCGGCAATCCATTCTCGCCTTCCTGGATGAACGGGCAGGACAACAGGAAGGGGCAATAGGGAATACCTGCCCCTTCGATGGGTGA